From Actinoplanes oblitus, a single genomic window includes:
- a CDS encoding phage tail tube protein produces the protein MAKMVLLASYLAINSVDVSAYTSKIELSVEVDEKDVTTFASAGWKEVLGGVKSGSLSATFQQDVAASAIDSQMWALLGQVTTFEVRLANGARSTSNPGYTGSVLIKKWDPISGTVGDDAEVSVQYPTSGAVARQTS, from the coding sequence ATGGCCAAGATGGTCCTGCTCGCCAGCTACCTGGCGATCAACTCGGTCGACGTCTCCGCCTACACCAGCAAGATCGAGCTCTCGGTGGAGGTGGACGAGAAGGACGTCACGACCTTCGCGTCGGCCGGCTGGAAAGAGGTGCTGGGCGGCGTCAAGTCCGGCTCGCTCTCTGCGACGTTCCAGCAGGACGTCGCCGCGTCCGCGATCGACTCGCAGATGTGGGCCCTGCTCGGCCAGGTGACCACGTTCGAGGTCCGGCTGGCCAACGGCGCCCGGTCGACGTCGAACCCGGGCTACACCGGATCGGTCCTGATCAAGAAGTGGGACCCGATTTCCGGCACGGTCGGCGACGACGCCGAGGTGTCCGTGCAGTACCCGACCTCCGGCGCGGTAGCCCGCCAGACCAGCTGA